A portion of the Desmodus rotundus isolate HL8 chromosome 8, HLdesRot8A.1, whole genome shotgun sequence genome contains these proteins:
- the XKR9 gene encoding XK-related protein 9 isoform X3, whose translation MTDLSMLRLFETYLEGCPQLVLQLYVFLEHGQANFCQYAAIMVSCCAISWATVDYQVALRKSLPDKNLLNGLCPKLTYLFYKLFTLLSWMLSVVLLFFINVKIALCLLLFLWFLGILWAFKNQTQFCVSMSMEFLYRIVVGFILIFTFFNIKGQNTKCPMSCYYIVRVLATLGILIVLWLCPLSIFNSDYFIPISIIIALAFLLGIILLIVYYGTLHPKRSEEMKPDEIDGKPPQIDCRMKYFLME comes from the exons ATGACTGATTTGAGCATGCTCAGGCTATTTGAAACCTACCTGGAAGGCTGTCCGCAGCTTGTTCTTCAGCTCTATGTCTTCCTGGAACATGGTCAAGCGAATTTCTGTCAGT atgCAGCCATCATGGTCTCTTGCTGTGCTATCTCTTGGGCGACTGTTGATTATCAAGTAGCTTTAAGAAAATCCTTGCCTGATAAAAATCTCCTGAATGGGCTCTGTCCCAAACTTACATATCTCTTTTATAAGTTGTTTACATTATTATCTTGGATGCTGAgtgttgtacttctttttttcataaatgttaaGATTGCCTTATGTCTATTgttatttctttggtttttagGTATATTGTGGGCATTTAAAAACCAAACTCAGTTTTGTGTTTCCATGAGTATGGAGTTCTTATACAGGATTGTTGTTggatttattcttatatttacattttttaatattaagggACAGAATACCAAATGCCCAATGTCTTGTTATTATATTGTAAGGGTACTGGCAACATTGGGGATATTGATTGTGTTGTGGCTGTGcccactttctatttttaattcagaCTATTTTATACCTATCAGTATTATTATCGCTCTTGCTTTTCTCCTTGGAATTATTCTTCTTATTGTTTATTATGGGACTTTGCATCCAAAGAGAAGTGAAGAAATGAAACCTGATGAAATTGATGGAAAACCACCTCAAATAGATTGTAGAATGAAGTATTTCCTAATGgaataa